The Gemmata palustris genome includes a region encoding these proteins:
- a CDS encoding L-threonylcarbamoyladenylate synthase: MNTVVLKVDPANPEPDVIRRAADVIRAGGLVAFPTETVYGLGANALSTDAVSGIFTAKGRPATNPLIVHISGMVRNHPQVPQTHTVPDVSEVLNVASAWPATAARLAARFWPGPLTLVVPKRDNVPDIVTAGGQTVAVRCPNHPVARALIRAAGTPLAAPSANRSTELSPTRAEHVLKSLNGRIDLLLDGGPCSGGLESTVVDVTAEFPRVLRPGLITVPMLEEVCGRVEFGTASGGIARAPGQMVKHYSPRTPLVLADDADAEHQRLREGGFRVISLGHDLIYAYKSISGDPEEYAADLYAVLHELDSGQYDRIVIEMPPDTPEWAAVRDRLTRAAAHE, encoded by the coding sequence TTGAACACGGTCGTACTAAAAGTCGATCCCGCGAACCCCGAACCGGACGTGATCCGCCGGGCGGCGGACGTGATCCGCGCCGGCGGACTGGTCGCGTTCCCCACGGAAACGGTCTACGGACTCGGAGCGAACGCACTGAGCACGGACGCGGTTTCGGGCATTTTTACTGCAAAGGGCCGGCCCGCCACGAACCCGCTCATCGTTCACATTTCTGGAATGGTGAGGAACCACCCACAGGTTCCTCAAACACACACCGTCCCGGACGTGTCTGAAGTATTAAACGTTGCGAGCGCCTGGCCCGCGACCGCGGCGCGGCTCGCGGCGCGGTTCTGGCCCGGGCCACTCACCTTGGTCGTACCGAAGCGCGACAACGTTCCCGATATTGTAACCGCAGGCGGGCAGACGGTGGCGGTGAGGTGTCCAAACCACCCCGTCGCGCGGGCGCTCATTCGCGCCGCGGGCACGCCGCTCGCGGCGCCGAGCGCGAATCGTAGCACCGAACTTTCCCCCACGCGCGCGGAACACGTCCTCAAGAGCCTCAACGGGCGAATCGACCTTCTGTTGGACGGCGGACCGTGTTCCGGCGGCCTCGAATCGACGGTCGTTGACGTAACGGCCGAATTCCCGCGCGTATTGCGCCCCGGCCTGATTACGGTACCGATGCTGGAAGAAGTGTGCGGCCGGGTCGAATTCGGCACGGCAAGTGGGGGAATCGCGCGCGCCCCGGGCCAGATGGTGAAGCACTACAGCCCGCGAACGCCGCTGGTACTAGCCGATGACGCGGACGCGGAACACCAGCGATTGAGAGAAGGCGGCTTTCGCGTAATCTCGCTCGGCCACGATCTGATTTACGCTTACAAGTCCATTTCAGGCGACCCGGAAGAGTACGCGGCCGACCTGTACGCGGTTCTCCACGAACTCGACAGCGGGCAATACGACCGCATCGTGATCGAGATGCCTCCCGATACACCCGAGTGGGCAGCGGTGCGCGATCGGCTCACGCGGGCCGCCGCACACGAATAA
- a CDS encoding DUF1559 family PulG-like putative transporter, which produces MFSPKAHSGRRAFTLIELLVVIAIIAVLIGLLLPAVQKVREAASRMKCQNNLKQIGLALHSCHDANNAFPGGGFNYQPYGRQDSNVQNITVSGSPPPWNNYASGGWAFQILPYLEQDNVYKATNLAIIEGTAIPVYACPSRRSNGTNANGIAQTDYYGNAFNCYGTSAGQGVFRPYNFGRVNMVSVSDGTSNTIAVAEKNVCKATFGTGNDNVDRAGWSWGLDYGNLGNWDATTLTNNHNFAVQADLGTSTGCSEGTHGFGSSHTGVFNALYLDGSVKSVQFSISTTTLQLLLSISDGYPLPSDAP; this is translated from the coding sequence ATGTTCTCTCCCAAGGCCCACTCGGGTCGGCGCGCTTTTACGCTCATCGAGTTACTGGTGGTGATCGCGATCATCGCCGTTCTGATCGGTCTGCTGCTGCCCGCCGTGCAGAAGGTGCGCGAGGCGGCGTCACGAATGAAGTGCCAAAATAATCTCAAACAGATCGGTCTCGCTCTGCACTCGTGCCACGACGCGAACAACGCCTTCCCCGGGGGCGGGTTCAACTATCAGCCCTACGGTCGGCAAGATTCAAACGTCCAGAATATTACCGTGTCGGGGTCGCCGCCGCCGTGGAACAACTACGCGAGCGGCGGGTGGGCGTTCCAGATCCTGCCGTATCTGGAACAAGACAACGTCTACAAGGCGACCAATCTGGCGATCATCGAAGGGACGGCGATCCCGGTTTATGCGTGCCCGTCGCGCCGCAGCAACGGGACCAACGCCAACGGCATTGCCCAGACCGACTACTACGGGAACGCCTTTAATTGCTACGGCACGTCCGCGGGGCAGGGAGTGTTCCGACCGTACAACTTCGGCCGGGTGAACATGGTCTCCGTGTCCGACGGAACGAGCAACACGATCGCGGTCGCTGAGAAGAACGTGTGCAAAGCGACCTTCGGGACCGGTAACGACAACGTGGACCGCGCGGGCTGGTCGTGGGGCCTCGACTACGGCAACCTGGGAAACTGGGACGCGACCACGCTGACGAACAATCACAACTTCGCGGTGCAGGCCGATCTGGGGACGAGCACCGGGTGCAGCGAGGGCACGCACGGGTTCGGGTCGTCGCACACGGGCGTCTTCAACGCGCTCTACCTGGACGGGTCCGTGAAGAGCGTGCAGTTCTCGATCAGTACCACCACGCTGCAACTCCTGCTGAGCATCTCCGACGGGTACCCGCTGCCGTCCGACGCGCCGTGA
- a CDS encoding sigma-70 family RNA polymerase sigma factor yields MSGTGINNYLRAVGIDPAATGPSDAELVARFSAAQDEAAFELLVWRHAPLLQRVCRSVLRDQHAAEDATQATFLALARKAGTFTGRGTVVGWLYRVARRVSVRLAKQRARYPAASAELDRVPAPDGPGAPADTGPLCEEIDRLPERYRVPVLLCFFEGLTHTEAARRTGLPVGTIAGRLSRAKVLLARRLSRRGGALVAVALPVVSGTFVGSTARAAALFATGHPIAPLVSGSVLSLARGATQPMISSFKLTAAVAVVCTVSAGVWAFNAPAPVPNEDTPPAAALTAPNGDAPPVAALTAVDPPAPKSDARIAGAVQRAKSANTLKQILIAIHNYADAYGAVPQDIVDKNGKPLLSWRVAILPFVEHERLYKEFKLDEPWDSATNKKLLAQMPNLFRVTDQAKGETKTYYRVFSGPGAAFETGQKLTFAGITDGLSNTIGVVEAGPPSEWTKPGDIAYDPKKPFPKLEGPFKNVVMAGMMDGSIVPFKPDLDRAEFRKFVERADGQVVNIDDAKADVTALTKEDLNALDKVLKEDAELSTRFAKLLAERTKLLEQLAKKPAPELDLEKFSDEQTALRAHIVRLEEQIEMLKKALEKK; encoded by the coding sequence ATGAGCGGGACCGGGATCAACAACTATCTGCGGGCGGTGGGCATCGATCCGGCCGCGACCGGGCCGAGCGACGCCGAACTCGTCGCCCGGTTCAGCGCGGCACAGGACGAGGCCGCGTTCGAGTTGTTGGTCTGGCGCCACGCGCCGCTGTTGCAGCGGGTGTGTCGGTCCGTGCTGAGGGACCAGCACGCGGCCGAGGACGCGACCCAGGCGACCTTCCTCGCGCTCGCGCGCAAGGCGGGTACGTTTACCGGGCGCGGGACCGTGGTCGGGTGGTTGTACCGCGTCGCCCGGCGCGTGTCGGTGCGGCTCGCGAAGCAGCGCGCCCGGTACCCGGCCGCCAGCGCGGAACTCGATCGCGTTCCCGCCCCCGACGGTCCCGGGGCGCCCGCGGACACCGGCCCCCTGTGCGAAGAGATCGATCGGTTGCCGGAACGGTACCGCGTTCCCGTGCTGCTGTGCTTCTTTGAGGGGCTGACCCACACGGAAGCCGCACGTCGGACCGGGTTACCGGTCGGCACGATCGCCGGTCGGCTGTCACGGGCCAAGGTACTGCTCGCGCGCCGATTGTCTCGGCGCGGGGGCGCGCTCGTCGCCGTGGCCCTTCCGGTCGTGTCGGGCACGTTCGTCGGCTCCACCGCCCGGGCCGCGGCACTGTTCGCCACCGGTCACCCCATCGCGCCTCTCGTTTCTGGTTCCGTTCTTTCCCTAGCCCGAGGAGCGACCCAACCCATGATCTCGTCATTCAAACTGACCGCCGCCGTTGCTGTGGTCTGCACCGTGTCCGCAGGCGTGTGGGCCTTCAACGCCCCCGCTCCCGTGCCAAATGAGGACACGCCCCCCGCAGCGGCGCTGACCGCACCAAACGGGGACGCGCCACCCGTAGCGGCGCTGACCGCAGTAGATCCACCGGCCCCGAAGTCGGACGCGCGCATCGCCGGCGCGGTCCAACGGGCCAAGAGCGCGAACACGCTCAAGCAGATCCTGATCGCGATTCACAACTACGCGGACGCCTATGGTGCGGTACCGCAGGACATCGTGGACAAGAACGGTAAGCCGCTACTGAGTTGGCGCGTCGCGATCCTGCCCTTTGTCGAGCACGAAAGACTCTACAAAGAATTCAAACTGGACGAACCGTGGGACTCGGCGACCAACAAGAAGCTACTGGCACAGATGCCCAATCTGTTCCGCGTCACGGACCAGGCGAAAGGCGAGACCAAAACCTACTACCGGGTGTTCTCCGGGCCGGGGGCCGCGTTCGAGACGGGCCAAAAGCTCACCTTCGCCGGCATCACGGACGGGCTGTCGAACACGATCGGCGTGGTCGAGGCCGGCCCGCCGAGCGAGTGGACCAAGCCCGGGGACATCGCTTACGATCCGAAGAAGCCGTTCCCGAAGCTCGAAGGGCCGTTCAAGAACGTCGTCATGGCCGGCATGATGGACGGGTCGATCGTTCCCTTCAAACCGGACCTCGACCGCGCCGAGTTTCGCAAGTTCGTTGAACGGGCCGACGGGCAGGTCGTTAACATCGATGACGCGAAGGCGGACGTCACCGCGCTCACAAAGGAAGACCTGAACGCGCTCGATAAAGTTCTGAAGGAAGACGCCGAATTGAGCACGCGATTCGCGAAGCTCTTGGCCGAACGAACGAAGCTGCTCGAGCAACTCGCCAAGAAGCCCGCGCCCGAGCTGGATCTCGAAAAGTTCAGTGACGAACAAACCGCGCTCCGGGCGCACATCGTCCGACTCGAAGAACAAATCGAAATGCTGAAAAAGGCCCTTGAGAAGAAATAG
- a CDS encoding OsmC family protein has translation MKIKRKGSAAWQGGIKDGKGALSTESGALTAYPYGFASRFEGQRGSNPEELIAAAHAGCFTMALSLILGEAKLTAEQMDTSAEVTLEQVEGGFAITAVHLTLRAKIPGADQATFEKLTGMAKAGCPVSKLLKAEITLDATLVG, from the coding sequence ATGAAGATCAAGCGCAAAGGTTCGGCGGCGTGGCAGGGCGGGATCAAGGACGGCAAAGGCGCGCTCTCGACCGAGAGCGGCGCGCTCACGGCGTACCCCTACGGCTTCGCGAGCCGGTTCGAGGGCCAGCGCGGGAGCAACCCCGAAGAGCTGATCGCCGCGGCCCACGCGGGCTGCTTCACGATGGCGCTGTCGCTGATTTTGGGTGAGGCCAAGCTCACCGCGGAGCAGATGGACACGTCCGCGGAAGTCACGCTGGAGCAGGTGGAAGGCGGGTTCGCGATCACCGCCGTTCACTTGACCCTGAGGGCCAAGATTCCGGGAGCCGACCAAGCAACGTTCGAGAAGCTCACCGGCATGGCAAAGGCCGGGTGCCCGGTGTCCAAGTTGCTCAAGGCCGAGATCACGCTTGATGCGACTCTGGTGGGCTGA
- a CDS encoding DHA2 family efflux MFS transporter permease subunit, which yields MSGPARSPNHWLIAVAVVIPTFMEVLDTTIANVALRYMAGSLSAAEVDSEWVITSYLAANAIVLPMSGWLLTRLGRRNYFLFSVAGFTFSSLLCGLATSLDQLILFRVLQGLFGGGLQPCTQGILLDTFPKEKQGQGLTVFALAALVAPVIGPTLGGYITDNYSWRWIFFINVPIGLLALAACYALIEDPPYLVAARAAGRNSPIGFDTIGLGLLVIVMVTWEVVLSKGQEWDWFGDPFYRVQTLSALFVACLVGLVVWELRRPAPLVDFRPLADRNFAVGAIAIACAFAVLYGQTVSLPGMLQTLFGYDATHSGLVLSPAGICAVLLLPIVAFLLGWGVDARWLVVAGLALMAIGNYWLSQMNLDIGPWDVVWPRVVTIAGLSLLITPLNVAVYQKVPLHLRGAAVGLFSLLRNEGGSVGTSVAQTIRERREQFHLLRLNEYLDPLNPTLQEYLAGIQATLSPLTGDPVATKAMSAQVLDNLRQQQALSLAYFDVFWVFAVLAVGLILLALLMRRSVAEKGAHLAAE from the coding sequence ATGAGTGGCCCCGCGCGGAGTCCCAATCACTGGTTGATCGCGGTCGCCGTTGTGATCCCGACCTTCATGGAGGTTCTGGACACCACCATCGCCAACGTCGCGCTGCGGTACATGGCCGGGAGCCTCTCGGCCGCCGAAGTCGATAGCGAATGGGTGATTACCAGTTATCTCGCCGCGAACGCGATCGTGCTCCCGATGTCCGGGTGGCTCCTCACGCGGCTCGGGCGCCGGAACTATTTCCTCTTCTCGGTCGCGGGGTTCACGTTTAGCTCCCTGTTGTGCGGGTTGGCAACGAGCCTCGATCAACTGATATTGTTCCGCGTCCTCCAGGGGCTGTTCGGCGGCGGGCTTCAACCGTGTACGCAGGGCATCCTGCTCGACACGTTCCCCAAAGAAAAACAGGGGCAGGGACTGACTGTGTTCGCGCTGGCCGCGCTGGTCGCGCCCGTCATCGGCCCGACGCTCGGGGGGTACATCACCGATAACTACTCCTGGCGCTGGATCTTCTTCATCAACGTCCCGATCGGATTACTCGCCCTGGCCGCGTGTTACGCACTGATCGAAGACCCGCCGTACCTGGTGGCGGCGCGGGCCGCGGGGCGGAACAGCCCGATCGGGTTCGACACGATCGGACTGGGGCTGTTGGTGATCGTGATGGTGACCTGGGAAGTGGTGCTGAGCAAGGGGCAGGAGTGGGACTGGTTCGGTGACCCGTTCTACCGCGTCCAGACGCTGTCGGCCCTGTTCGTCGCGTGCCTCGTGGGGTTGGTCGTCTGGGAACTCCGGCGCCCGGCGCCGCTCGTGGACTTCCGGCCGCTCGCCGATCGCAATTTTGCGGTCGGGGCGATCGCGATCGCGTGCGCGTTTGCCGTTCTGTACGGCCAAACGGTTTCGCTCCCCGGAATGCTCCAAACGCTATTCGGGTACGACGCCACGCACTCCGGGTTGGTGCTGTCGCCCGCGGGGATCTGCGCGGTACTGCTCCTGCCGATCGTGGCGTTCCTCCTGGGTTGGGGCGTTGACGCGCGGTGGCTCGTGGTAGCCGGTCTAGCACTCATGGCGATCGGGAATTACTGGCTGAGTCAGATGAATTTGGACATCGGCCCGTGGGACGTCGTGTGGCCGCGTGTGGTGACGATCGCGGGGCTTTCGCTACTGATTACCCCACTGAACGTGGCCGTGTACCAGAAGGTCCCGCTCCACCTGCGCGGGGCCGCGGTCGGGTTGTTCAGCCTGCTCCGCAACGAGGGCGGGAGCGTCGGCACCTCGGTCGCGCAAACGATTCGGGAGCGGCGGGAACAGTTCCACTTGCTGCGGTTGAATGAGTATTTGGACCCACTGAACCCGACGCTACAGGAATACCTTGCCGGGATTCAAGCGACCCTCTCCCCGCTCACCGGCGATCCGGTTGCGACGAAAGCCATGAGCGCCCAGGTCCTCGACAATTTGCGCCAACAACAGGCGCTATCGCTGGCGTACTTCGACGTCTTTTGGGTGTTCGCCGTGCTTGCCGTCGGGCTGATCCTCCTCGCGCTGTTGATGCGCCGGTCGGTCGCCGAAAAGGGCGCGCACCTCGCGGCGGAGTGA
- a CDS encoding efflux RND transporter periplasmic adaptor subunit has protein sequence MSTSASPAPEQPGTQKAPAPPRHGKRWIIGAMVLVVLVAGAVFAVPTIETALNTVSTDDAYVNGHVTFVAPRVSGQVQRVLVDDNARVKAGDLLIELDPEPYQVQVNIKRAALTAAEADKRASESEVRGMLAQLRSQRWKLQTTMEQVDNQIALLNARVSALRSKEAIQVRAKSDLARVKETFDKGAGSKQEYDAAVESFGVAEAQVKQATQEVYEARVTLGLEPQPAKGALTDVPVDLNQTFSTVRQAVADLIRIAAQVGLPLSKSEATPKQVLDEFRARDAQRDVDRIFTALVPEAPAVKQSEAKLLQARRDLDQAELNLRYCRVVAEIDGVVTRRNVNPGNNVQAGQQVMAVRSLTEIWIDANFKETQLTQLKIGQRVEVFADIYGNRHVFHGRITGFTHGTGSTLALLPAQNATGNFVKVVQRLPVRVELEDYDPEADTLYAGLSVTPYVYFKEAPTGPNAGRRLQDFARPGAPTAPTGGKP, from the coding sequence ATGAGCACGAGTGCGAGTCCCGCACCGGAACAACCGGGCACGCAGAAGGCTCCCGCGCCCCCGCGCCACGGAAAGCGATGGATCATCGGGGCCATGGTTCTGGTCGTGTTGGTAGCGGGGGCGGTGTTCGCCGTTCCCACAATCGAAACGGCGCTGAACACGGTTTCGACCGACGATGCGTATGTGAACGGGCACGTCACGTTCGTGGCGCCGCGGGTGTCGGGCCAGGTTCAGCGGGTGCTCGTGGACGACAACGCGCGCGTCAAGGCGGGTGACCTGCTGATCGAACTGGACCCCGAACCGTATCAGGTTCAGGTCAACATTAAGCGCGCGGCTCTCACCGCGGCGGAAGCGGACAAGCGGGCATCGGAGTCCGAAGTCCGCGGGATGCTCGCGCAGCTCCGGAGCCAGCGGTGGAAGCTCCAGACAACAATGGAGCAGGTTGACAACCAAATTGCCCTTCTGAACGCCCGCGTGTCAGCGCTCCGCAGTAAAGAGGCGATCCAGGTGCGCGCGAAGTCCGACCTCGCGCGGGTCAAAGAGACATTCGATAAGGGGGCCGGGAGCAAGCAGGAGTACGACGCCGCTGTCGAGTCCTTCGGCGTCGCGGAGGCACAAGTCAAGCAAGCGACCCAGGAGGTGTACGAGGCCCGCGTGACTCTCGGCCTCGAACCGCAACCCGCGAAGGGAGCACTCACTGACGTCCCGGTCGACCTGAACCAGACGTTCTCGACCGTGCGCCAGGCGGTCGCGGATTTGATCCGCATCGCCGCTCAGGTGGGGTTACCGCTCTCCAAGTCCGAAGCTACCCCAAAGCAGGTGCTCGACGAGTTCCGCGCACGCGACGCGCAGCGAGACGTGGACCGTATCTTCACGGCGCTGGTCCCGGAAGCCCCCGCGGTGAAGCAGTCGGAAGCCAAATTGCTCCAGGCGCGCCGTGATCTCGATCAGGCCGAACTCAACCTGCGTTATTGCCGAGTGGTGGCCGAGATCGACGGCGTGGTGACGCGCCGAAACGTGAACCCCGGCAACAACGTGCAAGCCGGTCAGCAGGTGATGGCGGTCCGATCTTTGACCGAAATCTGGATCGACGCCAACTTCAAGGAAACGCAACTCACTCAACTCAAGATCGGTCAGCGGGTGGAAGTCTTCGCGGACATATACGGGAACCGTCACGTGTTCCACGGGCGCATCACCGGGTTCACTCACGGGACCGGTTCGACGCTGGCCCTTCTCCCCGCGCAGAACGCGACCGGGAACTTCGTCAAAGTCGTTCAGCGGCTCCCGGTCCGGGTCGAATTGGAAGACTACGACCCCGAAGCCGACACGCTGTACGCGGGGCTATCGGTGACGCCCTACGTGTACTTCAAAGAAGCCCCGACGGGACCGAACGCCGGGCGCAGGCTCCAGGATTTCGCCCGTCCGGGCGCGCCGACCGCACCGACCGGGGGTAAGCCATGA